The following nucleotide sequence is from Scyliorhinus torazame isolate Kashiwa2021f chromosome 4, sScyTor2.1, whole genome shotgun sequence.
ctatAATTGCTTTTATATGGCCTTAATTACAACGCAGGCACAGTTTGAAATGAAGCCAAATCCTACAGACATGATGGCACATGAGCTAACTAAAGTTTTAACCCTTTCTGATACAGAAATACAAAATGAATCTTGCTTAAAGCTATACCCTATTTCTAATACCCTCAAATACAAATAGATTATTTAAAACTACCTTTGCCTGAAACTTCTGCTACACACAATGCAGCTTTAAAATAACACAAATATAATCAATGTGATAAATAACCTACTGGAACGTGAAGCCACACTCTTCCCAACCCTGACCAGGTTTTATGTGAGAAGTGAAGTGTTTCCGAAAAGGGACAGTTAATGGGACAGTTAATGGAACAGTTAATGACCAAATAATGTTTTAGCCATGCTCTCCATATTCCCTGCCGAGAGAAAACTAAAATAAAACCCATCTGatttactaatgccctttagggaagaaaacctgtgttcctcacccggtctggccgacatatgacttcagagccacagcaatgtggttgactcttaattgccctctgaatgaCTGAgaaagccactcggttcaagggaaattaaggatgggcaacaaatgctggcccagtcagagacacccacatccatgaatgaatgaaaaaaaagttCCTTTCACCATCCTCCACCAGCTTCTCTGCATACATTGTAATCAACCCCTCTGCCCCACACACTCTTTCATCAACCTCTCTTCACACATGCTGTAATAAACCCTTCTCTCCACACATCACCACACCCTCTTCAAATACTATGATaagccactctccccttcccttttGCAATCagcccttcttccccctccctttTAAATGCACATTATAATCGGCCCTCTCCTCTTCCCATCTAACACTGTAATCTGCCCCTCtttcattcccccaccctattcccaggtCAAACTGTAATcagctccccctcacacccccagccaATACAcagtgggtgagattctctggcttctgtgctgtgtgtttctcggtggcacgctGTTTTCTGGCATCGGGAATCTCTATTGCTGCGCTTGTCATTACCACTTCCCATTGAAGGCATCCCACGCCACTGTGAAAACCACTGGCAAAGGTGCCCTGccggcaggaacggagaatcccaattACTGGAGAATTCTGGCTAGTGTAATTGGTCCTTTGCTTTTGATCCAGCAGAGTCATGAAGTCATTAGCCTGGAGTAAGAAGCTGTCCAATAGGTAGATTGGAACAGAGATGCAACAAAGTTAAAAGTTGCAACTCGCCTGAGCTACATAACCTCCCAGTCTTATCTGCAACACCGGACATGTCATTCAGTCACTGAGTTATATGTATCTGTATCCACAGCCAAGGTGATGCATAAATAACTAAAATCTGCTCACTAATCATGTTTCGTAAGATTTGAGAGCACTTTGGGTTCAAAATATGGACCTAACTGTTTGACAGCATCGATGCAGAGTGTCCGGGACTGTCCTGCCAATGCCTGCCAGTCCCCTCTCCACTGTCACCCTTGCTGCCCTGCAAGAGGGGAGCTCGTGATCCCAAACATGATGACTCTGACTTCAGGATCCGCAGTTTGGGAACCGCACAATGGAACCTCTATTGCCTTCCAACCAGAATGAGGTGAGGATTTGCAATTATATGTTTATAGCTCAGGGCAGGCTGGATGGTTTACCCATCAAAATATCTTGTGATGAAATATCTTGTGAGAAAGGTGAAACTTTCTCTCTGATGATTAATACAATCCGGCTTCTCATGATGTATAAATAACTCATTACAGATCCTCATTATTTACTTTCAAGCAACAATTCCAATAACTGAGGTTTAACATCTATGCTCACCCCTTTTGAAGCTATCAATTAAATCTTGTGTCATTTTAATGAATGCTGAAACAGATGTTGCTTCCATGTTTCCTGTGATATTGGGCATCAATTTAGCTAACATTGACAACCACGTTCTGTTTGTTCTAATTGAAGCTGTCCAACAGAAACACAAAGATACACTTCGGAGACAAACTAAAACACTGAGAGTGAACACAATCCTAATAAAGGAGAAGGTTAAGATTTTCCAGCTGGTTGATCGATACGCTGAGCTAACGGTCATTTCTACTGTTCGAGATCGGACACTTGTAGAACATGAACTGCTGGCAAGAGGCCGAGACCATgaagagtggagagagaaacatctcCGGAAAGAGCTGGAAAAAGTCCGAACTGATCAACTGTTTCAGAGCAACTTTTTCTGTAGAAAATCCAATTCTGGAATATCAGCAGTAGTGAGTGGAGTCCCAGGAATTGGAAAAACAACAATGGTACAAAAGATTGTTTATGACTGGGCCTTTGGGAAAATATACCCACACTTTCAATTTGTTTTCAGCTTTAAATTCCGGGATTTGAACACTGTTAACTGTAGAATAAACCTGAGGAATTTGATACTGGACGAGTATCCTTACTTTGGGAATGTTCTGGGAGAGATCTGGAAAAACCCAGCGGGATTGCTGTTTATATTCGATGGGTTGGATGAATTTAAGGACAAGATTGATTTTGCTGACATTCGGAGAAATACGGAACCTGAGTCCGTGTGCACAGATCCTGAATTTCAGTGTGAAGTGTCTGACATTGTGTACAGTTTAATACAGCACAAACTGCTCCCAGGATGTTCAGTGCTGGTGACCAGCCGCCCCATTGCATTACATCTACTGGAAAAGGCTGAGATCAGTGTCTGGACTGAAATCCTGGGATTTGTTGGTGATGAACGGAAGGAATATTTCAACAAGTTTTTTGAAGATCAGGAAGTGGCAACAGCTGTTGTCAACTACGTGGAGGAGAACAAGATCCTGTACACCATGTGCTACAACCCTTCCTACTGCTGGATCCTCGGCCTGTCACTGGGCCCCTTCTTTACACAAAGAAGCAAGAAACAGCAGCAAGTTCCCAAGACCGTCACCCAACTATATTCCTACTATATTTATAACATTCTGAAAAACCATGGCCGAGAGATTGAAAATCCTCGTGATGTGTTACTGAAAATTGGGGAGATGGCCTTCACAGGAGTCTCCGAGAAGAAGATTGTGTTTAGAAATGGAGATTTGATCAAGTACAATCTGCAATCTTCCCAATTCCTGTCTGGGTTCCTGATGGAACTTTTGGAGAGAGATGATTCTGCCCAGAGTGTGGTTTACACATTCCCACACCTCACTATCCAAGAGTTTGTAGCTGCACTCGCACAGTTCCTGACTCCAGATCCCGGGGACATTGGGAAGCTCCTCAGTGAAGCCCATAGCGAGGAAGATGGGCGATTTGAAATATTTCTCCGTTTTGTTGCTGGTCTCTCCTCCTCACAGTCAGCTTGGCCATTGGAGAGGTTTCTGGGCCCATTTTGTCATCAAACAATCAAAAGAGTGATTGACTGGGTAAAGGATAAGTTAGAAAGACAGAGTGGGAACACCATGAGAGAAACTGGTAAAAGAAACCTCCTGAACACATTCCACTTCCTGTTTGAGTCTCAGAATACTGCACTGGCTCAGGAGACAGTGGGATCTGCGAAAACAATTCAATTCTGTGGATTTCGGCTGACTCCGATTGACTGCGTAGTCCTCGCTCATGTTATTGAACTCAGCAATACAGTGCAACATCTCGACCTAGAAGACTGCTACATTGAGTGTGAGGGACTCAAGCGGCTCATGCCCATTCTGCACAGATGCCACGAGTTGAGGTAACTGCTTATTCGGTCCATTGCTTGCATTTTCATTGTTCAGTAACCATTTACTATGTCACTGTCAGTAAAGAAAATGCCTTCTAGTTCAAGTGAAGAGAGGCAGAGTCAGAAAATCTTTATTCAATAAGATGactaaaattaaaatttaattaaAATTCCGCGGTGGAAAATAAGAATGATGTCTTTGCAAACAAGTTGTTGGTTTGCTTTGTTGCAACTTAATTTGAGCATGGAACTACAATGAAAGAAACAGAAAAGGAAAAGAAACTGAATATTCTAAGCGTAGATAACAAAGTAATTTTAAATGCTAATAATTTTTGATGTCAACAGTAAACTGTACGAATCGTAAGCAAAAATATGTCCAACATCTCATTATAAGTAATCAAATGATTTCTGGCAGGGAGGTTGAGATATCTGAAAGTTAGATAATTGGGAAAgattatggctgggattctccgaaatcccggacaagtgttgatgccagtgtaaacaccggagtggtgcacgccggcgtcaacgggcctcctggcccagcgattcagggggccagcatgg
It contains:
- the LOC140410290 gene encoding NACHT, LRR and PYD domains-containing protein 3-like produces the protein MTMDRDPNSTITELLKKYEDYDLFQLTKFYQNRLEQAIEEGVDGASSLLTYERIFNGHEHRKVTELVEKGHRADSSKLLLHLVMEKGSQARRVMWESFVKMRHAVPKLDKILKEIQELGSTPFVYMNMNRDASEIPTHLKAVQQKHKDTLRRQTKTLRVNTILIKEKVKIFQLVDRYAELTVISTVRDRTLVEHELLARGRDHEEWREKHLRKELEKVRTDQLFQSNFFCRKSNSGISAVVSGVPGIGKTTMVQKIVYDWAFGKIYPHFQFVFSFKFRDLNTVNCRINLRNLILDEYPYFGNVLGEIWKNPAGLLFIFDGLDEFKDKIDFADIRRNTEPESVCTDPEFQCEVSDIVYSLIQHKLLPGCSVLVTSRPIALHLLEKAEISVWTEILGFVGDERKEYFNKFFEDQEVATAVVNYVEENKILYTMCYNPSYCWILGLSLGPFFTQRSKKQQQVPKTVTQLYSYYIYNILKNHGREIENPRDVLLKIGEMAFTGVSEKKIVFRNGDLIKYNLQSSQFLSGFLMELLERDDSAQSVVYTFPHLTIQEFVAALAQFLTPDPGDIGKLLSEAHSEEDGRFEIFLRFVAGLSSSQSAWPLERFLGPFCHQTIKRVIDWVKDKLERQSGNTMRETGKRNLLNTFHFLFESQNTALAQETVGSAKTIQFCGFRLTPIDCVVLAHVIELSNTVQHLDLEDCYIECEGLKRLMPILHRCHELRLSRNNLGDSGVKLLSAALRNPDCKIQELRLCQVGLSDSCVEDLASALSKNQSLTDLYLDSNILTDQSSPTLSSLIRSCKCLMVIELRWNKFSPNVKRLLKSLQAFRVGLIVTV